The proteins below come from a single Necator americanus strain Aroian chromosome V, whole genome shotgun sequence genomic window:
- a CDS encoding hypothetical protein (NECATOR_CHRV.G18180.T1) produces MRYALIVIALAVTVMECSDQLPDCGKDLPSIAPALGKELRKTLSDGVQANMKEGSKPEYNCYLEYLGWLGLNDTSDGSLGWLEHADTYLFNITYSTSLFFFELIPE; encoded by the exons ATGCGTTACGCACTTATTGTT ATTGCCCTGGCTGTGACTGTGATGGAATGTTCTGACCAATTACCAGACTGTGGGAAAGATTTGCCTAGTATAGCACCTGCTCTTGGCAAAGAGTTAAGAAAGACGTTGTCGGACGGAGTTCAAGCAAACATGAAGGAGGGCAGCAAACCG GAATACAACTGTTACCTGGAATACCTCGGATGGTTGGGATTGAACGACACATCTGATGGGTCGCTGGGATGGCTCGAACACGCAGACACATATCTTTTCAACATCACGTATTCTAccagtcttttcttttttgaattaattccAGAGTGA
- a CDS encoding hypothetical protein (NECATOR_CHRV.G18180.T2), giving the protein MNEGQNPEAIIIYKHFELIAMRYALIVIALAVTVMECSDQLPDCGKDLPSIAPALGKELRKTLSDGVQANMKEGSKPEYNCYLEYLGWLGLNDTSDGSLGWLEHADTYLFNITYSTSLFFFELIPE; this is encoded by the exons ATGAATGAAGG GCAGAACCCCGAAGCAATCATCATCTACAAGCATTTCGAGCTGATAGCTATGCGTTACGCACTTATTGTT ATTGCCCTGGCTGTGACTGTGATGGAATGTTCTGACCAATTACCAGACTGTGGGAAAGATTTGCCTAGTATAGCACCTGCTCTTGGCAAAGAGTTAAGAAAGACGTTGTCGGACGGAGTTCAAGCAAACATGAAGGAGGGCAGCAAACCG GAATACAACTGTTACCTGGAATACCTCGGATGGTTGGGATTGAACGACACATCTGATGGGTCGCTGGGATGGCTCGAACACGCAGACACATATCTTTTCAACATCACGTATTCTAccagtcttttcttttttgaattaattccAGAGTGA